The Thermus brockianus genome window below encodes:
- a CDS encoding TlyA family RNA methyltransferase: MRLDRYLVEKGLAESREKAKALIVQGKVRVEGKVVAKPAFPVPEGARVEVLEEARYVSRGAHKLLGALEAFPLDVAGKVAVDVGASTGGFTQVLLERGARRVYAVDVGKGQLHPTLRQDPRVVSLEEQDARTLHLPEPVDLLVMDVSFISSTLLLPKALELLRPGGDALVLVKPQFELWPGAHTGVVRDEGLRREALRRVRERAEALGFQVLGEKESPLPGKEGNREVWLWLRRP; encoded by the coding sequence GTGCGCCTGGACCGGTACCTAGTGGAAAAGGGCCTTGCGGAAAGCCGGGAGAAGGCCAAAGCCCTCATCGTCCAGGGCAAGGTGCGGGTGGAGGGGAAGGTGGTGGCGAAGCCCGCCTTCCCCGTGCCCGAGGGGGCCCGGGTGGAGGTCTTGGAGGAGGCCCGGTACGTGAGCCGGGGCGCCCACAAGCTCCTGGGGGCCCTGGAGGCCTTCCCCCTGGACGTGGCGGGCAAGGTGGCGGTGGACGTGGGGGCGAGCACGGGAGGGTTCACCCAGGTGCTTTTGGAAAGGGGGGCGCGGCGGGTCTACGCCGTGGACGTGGGGAAGGGGCAGCTCCACCCCACCTTGCGCCAGGACCCCCGGGTGGTGAGCCTGGAGGAGCAGGACGCCCGCACCCTCCACCTCCCCGAGCCCGTGGACCTCCTGGTCATGGATGTGTCCTTTATCTCCTCCACCCTTCTCCTGCCCAAGGCCTTAGAACTCCTCAGGCCCGGAGGGGACGCTTTGGTCCTGGTCAAGCCCCAGTTTGAGCTCTGGCCGGGAGCCCACACGGGGGTGGTGCGGGACGAAGGCCTTCGGCGGGAAGCCCTCCGCCGGGTGCGGGAAAGGGCGGAAGCTTTGGGCTTCCAGGTACTCGGGGAAAAGGAAAGCCCCCTCCCGGGCAAGGAGGGGAACCGGGAGGTCTGGCTTTGGCTCAGGCGCCCTTAA
- a CDS encoding DUF3234 domain-containing protein translates to MEPELSGVWYVLEGEPGEHLVVEALGQRLSGIWTRRELAEAFLAHHPHLGMRVSPLESPALKEAFLRALGMLQVEAVMVDYRPGGHRAQVAKVVELLKEVRRA, encoded by the coding sequence GTGGAGCCCGAGCTTTCCGGGGTTTGGTACGTGTTGGAGGGGGAGCCGGGGGAGCACCTGGTGGTGGAGGCCCTGGGCCAGCGGCTTTCCGGGATTTGGACGCGCCGGGAGCTGGCCGAGGCCTTCCTCGCCCATCATCCCCACCTAGGGATGCGGGTGAGCCCCTTGGAAAGCCCGGCCCTGAAGGAGGCCTTTCTTCGGGCCTTGGGGATGCTCCAGGTGGAAGCGGTCATGGTGGACTACCGGCCTGGGGGGCACCGGGCCCAGGTGGCCAAGGTGGTGGAACTCTTAAAGGAGGTGCGGCGTGCGTAG